In Brachionichthys hirsutus isolate HB-005 unplaced genomic scaffold, CSIRO-AGI_Bhir_v1 contig_1097, whole genome shotgun sequence, the following proteins share a genomic window:
- the LOC137916792 gene encoding discoidin, CUB and LCCL domain-containing protein 2-like, translating to MEGWGPTGAAGAAGGLVLSILISLTTEGCRAQKGDACGPSVLGPSSGTLSSLGYPGTYPNQSVCEWEISVPRGNRIHFHFAELDIEDGDCQVNYLRLYDGVGLERSEIVKYCGLGLKVKELIASTGNQVTVQFMSRTHRRGRGFYLSYSAAEHT from the exons ATGGAGGGCTGGGGGCCGACAGGGGCCGCCGGGGCCGCCGGGGGGCTCGTCCTGTCCATTCTCATCAGTCTCACCACGGAAGGCTGCCGAGCGCAGAAAG gcgaCGCCTGTGGCCCCAGTGTGCTGGGCCCCAGCAGCGGGACGCTCTCCTCTCTGGGCTACCCGGGCACGTACCCAAACCAGTCGGTGTGCGAGTGGGAGATCAGCGTGCCCCGTGGAAACCGGATCCACTTTCACTTCGCCGAGCTGGACATAGAGGACGGCGACTGCCAGGTCAACTACCTCCGTCTTTACGATGGCGTTGGGCTGGAGAGGAGCGAGATCG TGAAGTACTGCGGCTTGGGTCTGAAGGTCAAAGAGCTGATCGCATCCACTGGCAACCAGGTCACCGTCCAGTTCATGAGTCGGACCCACCGGCGTGGACGTGGATTCTACCTGTCCTACTCCGCCGCTGAACACACAG